In a single window of the Nymphalis io chromosome 20, ilAglIoxx1.1, whole genome shotgun sequence genome:
- the LOC126776293 gene encoding regucalcin-like — translation MSLKFSLAILCFFGCALAKNIQHYKISMVSSGDTDRVALFTHAESPVWDVESQSLYFVDALQQNVHRLDYVSGKISTKHIGYGQVNVVSLVSGSSRLLVAVRSALYLLDWKVAGDAALRLLTSVDDGLPDNLINEGKADSEGRFWAGTKGPQSGDDVLPDKATFYSISQQSFNQPRIHLRPVSISNGLVWSLNNTIMYYIDSPTQKIEAFDFDPVNGEISGRRTIIDISNYGYEDAIPDGMTIDSRGHLWVAVMFGGTVLHIDPDSRKIVFGYKLPVSRTTSLCWGGPNLDELFVTTSKAKVEANEPLSGAIFTIRATGSRGVPAYAFRFDNADDY, via the exons ATGTCTCTTAAATTTTCATTGGCTATCTTGTGCTTTTTTGGGTGTGCTCTggcaaaaaatatacaacattacaaaatttctatg GTATCATCTGGCGACACCGATAGGGTAGCATTATTCACGCACGCGGAGAGCCCGGTGTGGGACGTCGAGTCACAATCTCTTTACTTCGTGGATGCGTTGCAGCAGAACGTACACAGATTAGATTATGTTTCTGGAAAAATCTCTACTAAACATATCG GTTACGGTCAAGTCAATGTAGTATCTCTGGTGTCGGGCTCAAGTCGTCTGCTGGTGGCAGTGCGCTCTGCTCTGTACCTGTTAGACTGGAAGGTGGCCGGTGATGCCGCGCTCCGGTTACTGACGTCGGTGGACGACGGTCTTCCTGACAATCTGATCAACGAGGGGAAAGCAGACTCTGAAGGGAGGTTCTGGGCAG GTACAAAAGGTCCTCAATCAGGCGACGATGTGCTCCCAGACAAGGCAACCTTTTACAGCATTAGCCAGCAGTCATTCAATCAGCCGCGGATACACCTCAGACCTGTATCCATCTCCAACGGTCTCGTGTGGTCTCTCAACAACACTATCATGTATTACATCGACTCACCGACGCAGAAGATTGAGGCGTTCGACTTTGATCCGGTAAATGGAGAAATAA GCGGAAGAAGAACGATTATCGATATATCGAACTACGGATACGAAGATGCAATTCCCGATGGTATGACGATAGACAGCCGCGGCCACCTTTGGGTTGCAGTCATGTTCGGCGGAACG GTACTACACATAGACCCGGACAGCCGAAAAATCGTTTTTGGTTACAAACTACCGGTGTCTCGTACGACTTCGCTTTGCTGGGGCGGCCCGAACTTGGACGAATTATTTGTGACAACATCGAAGGCTAAAGTGGAAGCAAACGAGCCGCTGAGCGGAGCTATATTCACCATACGGGCGACAGGAAGCCGAGGCGTTCCCGCGTATGCTTTCCGATTTGACAATGCTgacgattattaa